Proteins from a single region of Candidatus Saccharibacteria bacterium:
- a CDS encoding isoprenylcysteine carboxylmethyltransferase family protein, protein MSTIKGYIAAYIMKNKPLNTLPDLTLFASIIIALLLGKLFPDTQLSAATVSSVVGAVLIVGSLGLSMAILAFMIRRGGSTDVVKTSKLLITDKYFRLSRNPLYLVELLFVVGVATFAGSPVSFIGPAIYFLVLNFVVIPHEERELEKVFGNKYLQYKQSTRRWL, encoded by the coding sequence ATGAGTACTATCAAGGGATACATCGCAGCTTATATTATGAAAAATAAACCGCTAAATACACTTCCCGACCTTACGCTTTTTGCATCAATAATCATCGCTCTTCTTTTGGGCAAGTTATTTCCCGATACTCAGCTGTCGGCTGCTACGGTCAGTTCTGTCGTAGGCGCGGTCCTTATCGTTGGGAGTTTAGGCCTTAGCATGGCAATTCTCGCGTTCATGATACGGCGTGGCGGCTCGACCGATGTGGTCAAAACTTCCAAATTACTTATTACAGACAAGTATTTTCGTTTGAGCCGCAACCCGCTTTACCTGGTTGAGCTTCTATTCGTTGTCGGCGTGGCTACTTTTGCTGGTTCGCCGGTTTCGTTTATCGGACCAGCTATTTATTTTTTGGTGCTAAACTTTGTTGTTATTCCGCACGAAGAACGAGAGCTTGAAAAAGTGTTTGGCAACAAGTACTTGCAGTATAAACAATCGACCCGAAGGTGGCTTTAG
- a CDS encoding VOC family protein: MKMKLELVPVPVTNVDKAIDFYTNKVGFNLDHDHRVSESVRFVQLTPEGSACSIVIGEGVTEMKPGSQQGLQVVVDDTQAVYDELKKNGVEASEVQTMPWGIFTFFSDPDGNTWSVQQLIK, from the coding sequence ATGAAAATGAAATTAGAACTTGTACCAGTGCCGGTGACAAATGTAGATAAAGCAATCGATTTTTATACGAACAAAGTAGGCTTTAATCTTGATCACGACCACCGCGTTAGCGAATCTGTGCGGTTTGTGCAGCTAACGCCAGAGGGTTCGGCTTGTTCGATTGTTATCGGCGAAGGCGTTACCGAGATGAAGCCGGGTAGCCAACAGGGTCTTCAGGTGGTTGTCGACGACACGCAGGCGGTCTACGATGAGCTGAAAAAGAACGGTGTCGAGGCTTCAGAGGTACAAACCATGCCATGGGGAATCTTTACCTTTTTCAGTGATCCAGATGGAAATACGTGGTCGGTACAGCAGCTTATTAAATAG
- a CDS encoding AraC family transcriptional regulator — translation MTQKHTSRLSASPLIARVWHTQNITDGVYIATPDCAWDLLALQLQDGTRMMMLAGQQTKYLPVPYAAGTSAVVISFTASAYLAGFKGDELVDATIMLPNDTAGRFILLDHAFEFPEYDTAEKLVEAMVSAGILKQDDVVASVLEGRPKAMSSRTMQRHFHEVTGISRKALGKIRRAQDAVAMLQAGTVTAEVAAEVGYTDQSHLTKDLKKIMGAGSSATGYIHKL, via the coding sequence ATGACCCAAAAACACACCAGCCGGTTGTCGGCGAGCCCTTTAATTGCCCGCGTGTGGCATACGCAAAACATTACCGATGGCGTGTATATTGCAACGCCCGATTGCGCGTGGGATTTGCTTGCCCTGCAATTGCAAGATGGCACCCGGATGATGATGCTCGCGGGACAACAGACGAAGTATTTGCCTGTGCCCTACGCTGCTGGCACAAGCGCTGTAGTTATTTCTTTTACGGCAAGTGCGTACTTGGCGGGATTTAAGGGTGATGAATTGGTCGATGCGACAATTATGTTGCCAAACGATACTGCGGGGCGTTTTATTTTGCTGGATCATGCATTTGAGTTTCCCGAATACGACACGGCAGAAAAACTTGTAGAGGCAATGGTTTCTGCGGGGATTTTGAAGCAAGATGATGTAGTGGCTTCGGTACTCGAAGGCCGCCCCAAAGCTATGTCGAGTCGCACGATGCAGCGGCATTTCCACGAGGTGACGGGCATTAGTCGTAAGGCGCTGGGCAAAATACGGCGAGCGCAAGACGCAGTGGCAATGCTACAGGCCGGAACGGTAACCGCCGAAGTGGCGGCCGAGGTGGGCTATACTGATCAGTCCCACCTTACCAAAGATCTCAAAAAGATCATGGGCGCGGGATCGTCGGCCACCGGCTATATTCACAAGTTATAG
- a CDS encoding ATP-binding cassette domain-containing protein has product MNGELAIEAKGITKFYGKRTILKDINLRVKKGSVFAVLGPNGAGKTTAVRILSTLTKLDSGEVYVAGHALALEVGAIRSKISLTGQYAAVDEKLTGRENMSMIGELCGINKKETKERTQQLLAQFDLLDDADKISGTYSGGMRRKLDLAMSLINSPEIIFLDEPTTGLDPRSRRAMWEIIGGLRKKGVTIFLTTQYLEEADQLADTIIVIDDGVVVAEGTPEELKRRVGDRSLQLTFATQKEAEVAASLFKPGDVLSKKGGVTVSIKTDGSVAHTKKVMDTLHAAGSNPSDMTFHAPSLDEVFFALTGNNDKKKDDSHENEAI; this is encoded by the coding sequence ATGAACGGTGAATTGGCAATCGAAGCCAAAGGCATAACAAAATTCTACGGCAAACGAACGATACTAAAAGACATTAATTTGCGCGTTAAAAAAGGATCGGTCTTTGCGGTCCTTGGACCAAACGGTGCCGGAAAAACGACAGCCGTGCGGATACTTAGCACGCTCACGAAGCTTGATAGCGGCGAAGTGTATGTGGCAGGTCACGCACTTGCCCTGGAAGTTGGCGCTATTCGATCAAAGATCAGCCTTACGGGCCAATATGCGGCAGTCGACGAAAAACTGACGGGTCGTGAAAACATGTCCATGATTGGCGAGCTGTGCGGTATTAATAAAAAAGAGACGAAAGAGCGCACTCAGCAGCTCCTCGCGCAGTTTGATCTGCTGGATGATGCAGATAAAATATCTGGTACGTATTCTGGCGGCATGCGTCGTAAGCTCGACCTAGCGATGAGCCTTATTAACTCGCCCGAGATAATCTTTTTAGACGAACCTACGACGGGTCTCGACCCTAGAAGTCGCCGCGCAATGTGGGAGATTATTGGTGGGCTTCGCAAAAAAGGCGTGACTATCTTTTTGACGACGCAATACCTGGAAGAGGCCGATCAACTTGCTGATACGATTATCGTTATTGATGATGGTGTTGTGGTTGCCGAGGGTACGCCCGAAGAGCTAAAGCGTCGCGTTGGGGATCGCTCGCTGCAACTGACATTTGCAACCCAAAAAGAGGCCGAAGTGGCAGCTAGCTTGTTCAAGCCTGGCGATGTATTGTCGAAAAAAGGCGGAGTGACGGTTAGTATTAAGACCGACGGTAGTGTTGCTCACACTAAAAAAGTGATGGACACCTTGCATGCCGCCGGATCAAACCCTAGCGACATGACATTTCACGCGCCATCGCTCGACGAAGTATTTTTTGCTCTTACTGGCAACAACGATAAAAAGAAGGATGACAGCCATGAAAACGAAGCTATTTAA
- a CDS encoding dihydrofolate reductase family protein translates to MSKIILEITMSLDGFVAGPNISIENPLGEGGERLHDWLFSAKTSVDDAVLAAVHDNAGAVVVGGRTYAIAIDDAWEGKTPFDIPAFVDTYALPNTEKEGFTYITTGLEDTIAQAKKTAGEKDIWVMGGGSTVAACIENGWYDEIYLHVAPVLLKQGLYLFDHLSDQRVEFKNLGASQSPQATHIVLGKI, encoded by the coding sequence ATGAGCAAAATTATCCTTGAAATCACCATGTCACTCGACGGGTTTGTTGCCGGTCCAAATATTAGTATCGAAAACCCGCTAGGCGAGGGTGGCGAGCGTTTGCACGACTGGCTTTTTAGCGCCAAAACCAGCGTCGACGACGCGGTATTAGCGGCAGTACACGACAACGCAGGGGCTGTCGTTGTTGGTGGTCGCACCTACGCTATTGCAATAGACGACGCATGGGAAGGCAAGACACCATTTGATATTCCGGCTTTCGTTGACACCTACGCGCTGCCAAACACAGAAAAAGAGGGCTTTACCTATATAACCACCGGCCTAGAAGATACCATCGCCCAGGCAAAAAAGACCGCAGGCGAAAAGGATATTTGGGTTATGGGTGGCGGCAGTACGGTTGCAGCTTGTATCGAAAACGGATGGTACGACGAAATCTATCTGCACGTTGCACCGGTTTTGCTAAAACAAGGCCTCTATCTTTTTGATCACTTAAGCGACCAGCGCGTAGAGTTTAAAAACCTGGGTGCTAGCCAAAGCCCGCAGGCAACGCATATTGTTTTAGGCAAGATTTAA
- a CDS encoding TetR family transcriptional regulator, with protein MHSKNNTDDQSAPVRSFIEQARRAQIVEATIEVLADYGYINLSFNRIAKHAKISPSLISYHFKDKKELLYEVLMTISMDRIQHVQAVVDAAPTAADKLRVAIEADLAHMGTHPKRFPAIVEISFNSRDANGRITYMADENDEPQADPATKLLEDIMSAGQKSGEFGEFDVEHAALIIDAARDNFLALLPLRPNADLERFSNNLVETALMIVKKGDKK; from the coding sequence ATGCATTCAAAAAATAATACAGATGACCAATCTGCGCCAGTGCGTAGTTTTATTGAACAAGCGCGTCGCGCCCAGATTGTCGAGGCGACGATTGAGGTTTTGGCTGACTACGGCTATATCAACCTTTCGTTTAATCGAATTGCCAAGCACGCAAAAATCAGCCCAAGCCTGATATCGTATCATTTTAAAGATAAAAAAGAGCTTCTGTACGAAGTTTTAATGACTATTTCGATGGATCGCATTCAGCATGTGCAGGCGGTTGTTGATGCCGCACCAACCGCGGCCGACAAGCTGCGAGTGGCGATAGAAGCCGACCTGGCACATATGGGTACGCACCCGAAGCGTTTTCCGGCAATCGTTGAAATATCGTTTAATTCCCGCGACGCTAACGGTCGCATAACCTACATGGCCGACGAAAACGACGAGCCGCAGGCCGATCCTGCGACGAAACTTCTTGAGGATATTATGTCCGCGGGTCAAAAAAGCGGCGAATTTGGCGAGTTCGACGTAGAACATGCCGCGCTTATTATTGATGCCGCGCGCGATAACTTTTTGGCACTTTTGCCACTGCGACCCAACGCCGATCTGGAACGATTTAGTAATAACCTTGTAGAAACGGCGCTTATGATTGTGAAAAAAGGAGACAAAAAATGA
- a CDS encoding ABC transporter permease has product MIKRSIKHDLRSVDALAMSIILPVMLLVLFTTIFGGAINTGTEYINYVVPGVFMVCLSFGTAGTAVSVCDDNMKGIIDRFRSMPINSSSVLTGHVVASMIRNTFAMIVVSLLAIALGFRPTADFADWLGVFGILWLLMLALTWAAAAFGLFVKNIEAAGSFMFTTMLFPYLSSSFVLISTLPDWLEGFAREQPINHAVEAIRALLLNGTVGDHAWITAIWCLGITAVMYAIARMLFQRQTA; this is encoded by the coding sequence ATGATAAAGCGATCGATTAAGCACGATCTTCGTAGTGTCGATGCATTGGCGATGTCAATAATTCTTCCTGTCATGCTCCTCGTTCTTTTTACCACGATTTTTGGTGGCGCAATCAACACGGGTACTGAATATATAAACTACGTTGTTCCTGGCGTTTTTATGGTGTGCCTGAGTTTTGGCACGGCGGGCACGGCCGTTAGTGTGTGCGATGACAATATGAAAGGAATTATCGATCGCTTTCGTTCGATGCCAATCAATAGCTCATCTGTTTTAACAGGGCATGTTGTTGCAAGTATGATACGCAATACATTTGCCATGATTGTCGTTTCCCTTTTGGCGATTGCCCTTGGTTTTCGGCCCACTGCAGATTTTGCTGATTGGCTAGGCGTTTTTGGAATTCTTTGGCTGTTAATGTTGGCCTTAACGTGGGCGGCAGCGGCATTTGGCTTGTTTGTAAAAAACATCGAAGCGGCCGGATCGTTTATGTTTACAACGATGCTATTCCCCTACCTTAGCAGCAGCTTCGTGCTTATTTCGACATTGCCAGACTGGCTTGAGGGTTTTGCCCGCGAACAGCCTATCAATCACGCTGTCGAGGCAATCCGTGCGCTTCTTTTGAACGGCACTGTAGGAGACCACGCATGGATTACTGCTATTTGGTGTCTGGGTATCACTGCCGTTATGTATGCGATTGCGCGCATGTTGTTTCAGCGCCAGACTGCGTAA
- a CDS encoding SDR family oxidoreductase, producing MAIILSLRGKTAIVTGGANGIGRATAEQLAQAEATVIIFDIDDEAGQMVAAQGTNIHFIHCDMGNKQDIDRAYHEAIDSNKKIDILINNVGIEVLDGHIMEMSEQGIANMEQVNVQGPFHLTRRIMNHMQKHGGCITFVASTQALIVEGAPSVYNIQKNTILGMVKAFAVAGGPFGIRVNAVSPGAIATEGMGSAESAGEERIRAINHNTPLGRRGRPEEVAHEIINLCFAKYTTGDNRLVDGGFSKVALPVELRPSKRSVLNDPDAAFFNHISRE from the coding sequence ATGGCCATTATATTATCTCTTAGAGGCAAAACAGCAATTGTAACAGGTGGCGCAAACGGCATTGGGCGAGCTACCGCCGAACAACTCGCGCAAGCAGAGGCCACTGTAATTATTTTTGACATCGATGATGAGGCCGGACAAATGGTCGCCGCACAGGGCACAAACATCCACTTCATACATTGCGATATGGGCAATAAACAAGATATCGACCGCGCATATCACGAGGCCATCGATTCCAATAAAAAGATCGACATACTTATAAATAATGTTGGCATCGAAGTACTTGACGGCCATATCATGGAGATGTCTGAACAGGGTATTGCAAACATGGAACAGGTAAACGTGCAGGGGCCGTTCCATCTTACCCGACGTATAATGAACCATATGCAGAAACATGGCGGCTGTATTACGTTTGTAGCATCTACACAGGCACTTATCGTAGAAGGAGCGCCTAGTGTCTACAATATACAGAAAAACACCATTCTTGGCATGGTCAAGGCTTTTGCTGTGGCTGGGGGTCCGTTTGGGATTCGTGTTAATGCAGTATCACCGGGCGCCATAGCTACAGAGGGCATGGGATCGGCGGAGTCGGCTGGCGAAGAGCGAATCCGCGCCATCAACCACAACACGCCTCTCGGCAGGAGGGGACGTCCAGAAGAAGTAGCGCACGAAATCATCAACCTCTGTTTTGCTAAGTATACAACTGGCGACAACCGCCTAGTCGACGGTGGCTTCAGTAAGGTCGCCCTACCGGTTGAGCTTAGACCGTCAAAGCGAAGCGTACTTAACGACCCTGATGCAGCATTTTTCAATCACATCAGCCGAGAATGA